A single genomic interval of Candidatus Methylomirabilis limnetica harbors:
- a CDS encoding lysophospholipid acyltransferase family protein — MWNAFFRGLSLEKAIARAVSITSRFLCLGIARVVFRLHIEGEEFIPRTGPTILAANHVSFIDPIVIMVSVRRPVRFMAKKELFRFPLLGWLLRQFGTFPINRTRINLQAFKQAASILEAGEVIAIFPEGTRGDGIELRPAKPGIGLIAARTGAPVVPVLHQGTGKVLPKGAWFPRPYRIVIKFGPPLRFGEGQMGKRQDHAELFSQTIMENIAALKTRPASGSQ; from the coding sequence ATGTGGAATGCCTTTTTCCGGGGCCTTTCTCTTGAAAAGGCGATCGCTCGTGCCGTATCTATCACGAGTCGCTTTTTATGCCTCGGGATCGCAAGGGTCGTCTTTCGCCTCCATATCGAGGGGGAGGAGTTTATTCCCCGCACTGGACCAACGATCCTGGCGGCGAATCACGTAAGCTTTATAGATCCCATCGTCATCATGGTCTCGGTTCGGCGCCCGGTCCGTTTCATGGCTAAGAAGGAACTGTTTCGTTTCCCCCTATTGGGTTGGCTGCTTCGGCAGTTCGGTACGTTTCCAATCAATCGGACCCGAATCAACCTGCAGGCCTTTAAGCAGGCGGCCTCCATTTTGGAAGCAGGCGAAGTCATTGCCATATTTCCTGAAGGGACGCGCGGAGATGGAATTGAGTTACGGCCTGCCAAACCTGGGATTGGACTGATTGCGGCGCGAACGGGCGCACCAGTGGTTCCGGTGTTGCATCAGGGAACGGGGAAGGTACTCCCCAAGGGCGCATGGTTTCCCAGGCCGTATCGAATCGTTATAAAGTTCGGGCCGCCATTACGGTTTGGCGAGGGACAAATGGGGAAAAGACAAGACCATGCCGAGCTGTTCAGCCAGACCATTATGGAAAATATCGCCGCTCTTAAGACCCGACCAGCGAGTGGTTCTCAATGA
- the cmk gene encoding (d)CMP kinase has protein sequence MDGFIIAVDGPVGAGKSTAARLLAKRLGYRYIDSGAMYRALAWKALQAGLDLDDEQCLRRLVDETCIALESVGDRERILVDGEDVSGHIRKREVEQASSRISTHPDVRCVMVAHQRRMAVHGGIVMDGRDIGTVVFPDADVKFYLTARLEVRANRRHLELQAVDNTRGVEELVEEITARDARDMGRHASPLRKADEAVTIDTSDLRASEVIDAMEEEIRRKAAS, from the coding sequence ATGGACGGTTTCATTATCGCGGTTGACGGGCCCGTGGGAGCAGGAAAAAGCACGGCGGCGCGCCTGCTGGCCAAGCGGCTAGGGTACCGTTATATCGACAGCGGGGCCATGTATCGTGCTCTGGCGTGGAAGGCGCTGCAGGCGGGCCTCGATCTGGATGATGAGCAATGCCTACGGCGGCTTGTCGATGAAACCTGTATCGCTCTCGAATCTGTCGGCGATCGCGAGCGGATCCTTGTTGATGGTGAGGATGTTAGCGGGCATATCAGGAAGCGCGAGGTGGAACAGGCGTCTTCGAGAATCTCTACCCACCCGGATGTTCGTTGTGTGATGGTGGCGCACCAGCGACGAATGGCCGTGCATGGAGGTATCGTGATGGACGGGCGTGATATTGGTACGGTCGTCTTCCCGGACGCTGATGTAAAATTCTATCTTACGGCTCGTTTAGAGGTGCGGGCGAACCGCCGGCACCTTGAGTTGCAGGCGGTAGATAATACCAGAGGGGTGGAGGAACTTGTAGAGGAGATTACGGCGCGAGATGCAAGGGATATGGGCCGACACGCCTCGCCACTGCGAAAGGCCGACGAGGCTGTGACTATCGATACTAGTGACCTGCGAGCCTCCGAGGTTATTGATGCGATGGAAGAGGAAATCAGACGGAAGGCGGCTAGCTGA
- the aroA gene encoding 3-phosphoshikimate 1-carboxyvinyltransferase, whose translation MVKTGIGRMLVNPIGSLKGELTLPGDKSITHRAIILGSLADGVTEITGALRSDDCRHTAKAMGTMGATVEELGGDRLRIQGCGLHGLKEPDKILDVGNSGTTMRLLAGVLAAQPFFSVLTGDQYLRARPMARVATPLRSMGATILGREGGNFPPLAIMGTHLKAIDYVSPIASAQVKSAILLAGLFTEGETTVTEPSLSRDHTERMFEALGIPIHRNGLSLRVESIKKIPSFQVDIPGDFSAAAFFIVAAMVIPGSELTLRQVGINPTRTGLLDALRSMGGVIEVSCRRIISGEPVADLHVRSQALHGTEVAGALIPRMLDEIPVFAVAAALADGSTIIRNAAELRVKEVDRLAALVKELRRFGVQIEECPDGLVIHGGASLSGCHCDSWGDHRMAMAVAVAGLAARGSTTISDSSCVSSSFPDFWTRLDAILPGAAIPYADVGRTSNLALGTS comes from the coding sequence ATGGTCAAGACTGGTATAGGGCGGATGCTGGTCAACCCTATCGGCTCGCTGAAGGGTGAACTGACCCTTCCAGGCGATAAGTCGATCACCCATCGTGCGATCATCTTGGGGTCGTTAGCTGATGGAGTCACCGAGATTACCGGCGCGCTTAGAAGTGATGACTGTCGTCACACCGCCAAGGCCATGGGCACAATGGGTGCAACGGTTGAAGAGTTAGGCGGCGACCGACTACGGATTCAAGGATGCGGGCTGCACGGCCTTAAGGAACCGGACAAGATCCTGGACGTCGGGAATTCCGGAACAACCATGAGGCTCCTGGCGGGCGTGCTGGCGGCACAGCCATTCTTTTCCGTGCTTACGGGCGACCAGTATCTGCGCGCACGGCCGATGGCCAGGGTTGCCACGCCCCTGAGGTCGATGGGGGCAACTATCCTGGGTCGTGAGGGCGGCAACTTCCCTCCCCTCGCCATCATGGGAACACACCTGAAGGCGATCGACTATGTCAGCCCAATCGCCAGCGCCCAGGTCAAATCCGCGATCCTGCTGGCCGGGCTCTTCACCGAAGGGGAGACGACAGTCACTGAGCCATCCCTCTCTCGCGATCATACGGAGCGGATGTTCGAAGCGCTCGGCATACCCATCCACCGCAACGGCTTGAGTCTCCGAGTAGAGAGCATTAAGAAGATCCCGTCGTTTCAGGTCGATATTCCGGGTGATTTTTCAGCGGCGGCTTTCTTTATTGTCGCGGCCATGGTGATTCCAGGGTCAGAGTTGACATTGCGACAGGTGGGCATCAATCCGACCCGAACCGGCCTGTTGGATGCGCTACGGTCGATGGGTGGGGTGATTGAGGTAAGCTGCCGGCGTATCATCTCCGGTGAGCCGGTTGCCGACCTTCATGTCAGGAGTCAAGCGCTACACGGGACCGAGGTAGCCGGCGCCCTGATCCCCCGGATGCTCGACGAGATCCCGGTGTTTGCTGTGGCTGCGGCGCTCGCCGATGGTTCCACTATTATACGGAATGCAGCCGAACTTCGGGTCAAGGAGGTAGACCGGCTCGCCGCTCTTGTCAAAGAGCTTCGTCGATTCGGTGTACAGATCGAGGAATGCCCCGATGGCTTAGTGATCCACGGCGGCGCGTCGCTCTCCGGATGTCACTGCGACAGTTGGGGAGATCACCGGATGGCAATGGCCGTGGCTGTGGCGGGCCTGGCGGCAAGAGGGAGCACCACCATCTCCGATTCATCTTGTGTCAGCAGCTCGTTTCCGGATTTCTGGACACGATTGGACGCCATCCTGCCCGGGGCAGCCATTCCGTATGCAGATGTTGGGCGCACAAGCAACCTGGCGTTGGGGACCAGTTGA
- the miaA gene encoding tRNA (adenosine(37)-N6)-dimethylallyltransferase MiaA: protein MPLIVLAGPTAVGKSSMALAVAERVGGEIIAADSMQVYRGLDIGTAKPSADERRRVPHHLLDLVEPNQSFTAADYARLASAAIADIRARGRLPILVGGTGLYLRALFRGLFSGPWEMTPLRETLYQEAERIGSATLHQRLETSDPEAAAAIHPNDLFRIVRALEVAAVSGRPISTLRAEARRNHKPILGPVLQFGLERNRQELYQRIEARVEAMMAQGLVREVQGLLDRGYSPVLRPLRAIGYRHMIGHLKEHISINDAVASLKRDTRRYAKRQLTWFRHEDEIEWLSVEGSAMNEHVLRLLVERIETAWSRLV from the coding sequence GTGCCGCTCATTGTGCTCGCGGGTCCGACTGCAGTCGGGAAGTCTTCCATGGCTCTCGCCGTGGCGGAGAGGGTGGGGGGCGAGATCATCGCGGCCGACTCGATGCAGGTCTACCGCGGTCTAGACATCGGGACAGCGAAGCCAAGCGCTGACGAGCGAAGGCGCGTGCCGCACCACCTCCTGGACCTTGTAGAGCCCAACCAATCCTTCACGGCGGCCGATTATGCGAGGCTGGCTTCTGCTGCCATTGCCGATATCCGCGCTCGTGGACGTCTCCCGATCCTGGTAGGAGGAACCGGCCTCTATCTCCGCGCGCTCTTCCGTGGCCTGTTTAGTGGACCATGGGAGATGACCCCGCTCAGAGAGACACTGTACCAGGAGGCCGAACGGATAGGTAGCGCGACCCTTCACCAGCGGCTCGAGACCAGCGACCCAGAGGCGGCTGCGGCAATCCATCCCAACGACCTCTTTCGGATCGTGCGGGCGCTTGAGGTGGCAGCCGTAAGCGGACGTCCCATCTCTACGCTCCGGGCAGAGGCGCGTCGTAACCACAAACCGATCCTGGGGCCCGTACTGCAGTTCGGACTTGAGCGGAATCGTCAGGAGCTGTATCAGCGGATTGAGGCGAGGGTAGAGGCGATGATGGCCCAGGGATTGGTGCGTGAGGTCCAGGGTCTGCTCGATCGGGGCTACAGCCCCGTACTGCGGCCTCTACGAGCCATCGGGTACCGTCATATGATCGGGCACCTGAAAGAGCACATTAGCATTAATGACGCGGTCGCGTCTCTCAAGCGTGATACGCGACGGTATGCCAAACGTCAGCTCACCTGGTTCCGTCACGAAGACGAGATCGAGTGGCTTTCTGTAGAAGGATCGGCGATGAACGAGCACGTGCTTCGCTTGCTCGTAGAGCGAATCGAGACGGCATGGTCAAGACTGGTATAG
- the metF gene encoding methylenetetrahydrofolate reductase [NAD(P)H] gives MKIVDVYGTGKVGLSFEIFPPKTEAGEILLFAAIEALMAYRPSFVSCTYGAVGSTRENTLELTARISKTFGVTTAAHRTCVGSTIEEILRWLEEAADLGLENIVALRGDPPKGQAEFEKPEGGLAYANELVTLIRQEFRHFSIAVAGYPETHQEAPSPAVDLANLARKVKAGADAVITQLFYDNRDFFDFRRRYEEAGIAVPLIPGILPVLNLGQVQRITSMCGAKMPASFLTELEAHRDDPDGQIGVGVRYAIQQCRELLDAGIPGLHFYLLNKSEATFQILQALKLSG, from the coding sequence ATGAAGATTGTCGACGTGTACGGCACAGGCAAGGTTGGACTTTCCTTCGAGATATTCCCCCCCAAGACTGAGGCCGGGGAGATCCTGTTGTTCGCCGCCATCGAGGCCCTGATGGCGTACCGCCCCTCGTTTGTGTCATGCACCTATGGCGCCGTAGGATCGACTCGCGAAAATACCCTGGAGCTGACTGCCAGGATCAGCAAGACATTTGGCGTGACCACAGCAGCTCACCGGACCTGTGTGGGATCGACCATAGAGGAGATTCTGCGCTGGTTGGAGGAGGCTGCCGATCTGGGTCTTGAGAACATCGTCGCATTGCGCGGCGATCCTCCAAAGGGGCAGGCAGAGTTTGAAAAGCCAGAGGGTGGGTTGGCGTATGCCAATGAACTGGTAACGCTGATTCGGCAAGAGTTTCGCCATTTTAGCATTGCTGTCGCCGGCTACCCCGAGACGCATCAGGAGGCGCCAAGCCCTGCGGTCGATTTGGCGAACCTGGCGCGAAAGGTGAAAGCGGGCGCCGACGCCGTCATCACGCAGCTCTTTTATGACAATCGCGATTTCTTCGACTTTCGCAGGCGTTACGAAGAGGCCGGAATTGCAGTGCCTCTCATTCCAGGTATCCTGCCGGTCCTCAACTTGGGCCAGGTTCAGCGTATTACATCCATGTGTGGGGCCAAGATGCCGGCCTCATTTCTTACCGAGCTGGAGGCGCATCGAGATGATCCTGATGGACAGATCGGCGTGGGGGTACGATACGCCATCCAGCAATGTCGAGAACTACTTGACGCAGGTATCCCCGGCCTGCACTTTTACCTCCTCAATAAATCTGAAGCCACCTTCCAGATCCTGCAGGCATTAAAGCTGTCCGGGTAA
- the ilvC gene encoding ketol-acid reductoisomerase, giving the protein MTKLYYDQDADLNLLKGKAIAIMGYGSQGHAHALNFKDSGLDVIVGLYRESKSWDKVKSDGLKVATCEEAALSADVIMMLLPDQTQRQVYQESIERALTPGKTLMFAHGFNVHFHQILPPPTVDVSMIAPKAPGHLVRQVFTEGGGVPALLAIHQDVSGNAKAMALAYAKGIGCTRAGVLETTFREETETDLFGEQAVLCGGASALVKAGFETLVNAGYQPELAFFECMHELKLIVDLMYQGGLAYMRYSISDTAEYGDYSRGPRVVDERVKAEMRKILEEIQSGAFAREWILENQAGRPSFLAIRKQEAEHPIEKVGKDLRSMMTWIKGPGTH; this is encoded by the coding sequence ATGACTAAGCTGTACTACGACCAGGATGCTGATCTGAATCTGCTCAAAGGGAAGGCAATTGCCATCATGGGGTATGGAAGTCAGGGCCATGCCCATGCGCTCAACTTTAAAGATAGTGGTCTCGACGTGATCGTCGGCCTCTACCGGGAGAGCAAATCGTGGGACAAGGTCAAGTCTGATGGGCTGAAGGTCGCCACCTGTGAGGAAGCAGCCTTAAGCGCAGATGTCATCATGATGCTGCTGCCTGACCAAACCCAGCGACAGGTCTACCAGGAGTCAATCGAGAGAGCGCTCACACCAGGGAAGACCTTGATGTTTGCCCATGGCTTCAACGTACACTTCCATCAAATCCTTCCTCCGCCAACTGTGGATGTATCGATGATCGCGCCCAAGGCGCCGGGACATCTTGTGCGGCAGGTCTTTACGGAAGGGGGCGGCGTTCCGGCGCTGCTGGCTATCCACCAGGACGTGTCGGGGAACGCGAAGGCAATGGCCTTGGCCTATGCCAAAGGGATCGGATGTACGAGGGCCGGCGTACTCGAGACAACCTTTCGCGAGGAGACTGAAACTGACTTGTTCGGCGAACAGGCCGTCTTGTGCGGAGGGGCCTCTGCCCTGGTCAAGGCCGGATTTGAGACACTGGTAAATGCCGGCTACCAGCCTGAGCTGGCCTTCTTCGAATGCATGCATGAGCTGAAGCTGATCGTTGACCTCATGTACCAGGGAGGCTTGGCGTACATGCGCTATTCGATCAGCGATACGGCGGAATACGGGGACTATAGCCGCGGTCCCCGCGTCGTTGACGAGCGTGTCAAGGCCGAGATGAGAAAGATACTTGAAGAGATCCAGAGTGGCGCCTTTGCCAGAGAGTGGATCCTCGAAAACCAGGCCGGTCGGCCAAGCTTCCTGGCGATACGCAAGCAGGAGGCGGAGCATCCGATCGAGAAGGTTGGTAAGGATCTGCGGTCCATGATGACCTGGATCAAGGGACCGGGGACACATTAA
- the ilvN gene encoding acetolactate synthase small subunit: MSDKARKTPKEVGARHIITLLVENRAGVLARIAALIAAKGYNIDSLTVGETMDPSISRMSLVVRGDDSVVEQAVKQLNRLIDVIRVTDLTGEEFVERELVLVKVKAKSEAKAEILQIADIFRAKVVDVAPFSYMVELTGAEDKLNAFIELLRPYGIQEFARTGMTVMTRGSKMLSKQTEETVKGPDTKKVVGLAE; the protein is encoded by the coding sequence ATGAGCGACAAAGCCAGGAAGACACCGAAAGAGGTTGGGGCGCGTCATATCATCACCCTGCTCGTCGAGAACCGTGCAGGAGTCCTGGCTCGTATTGCCGCCCTTATTGCCGCCAAAGGGTACAACATCGACAGCCTCACCGTTGGGGAGACCATGGATCCATCCATCTCTCGGATGAGCCTTGTGGTGAGGGGGGACGACTCGGTGGTGGAACAGGCGGTCAAGCAGCTCAATCGGCTTATTGACGTGATCCGTGTCACCGACCTGACTGGTGAGGAGTTTGTCGAACGGGAGCTTGTGCTTGTGAAGGTGAAAGCCAAATCGGAGGCAAAAGCTGAAATTCTCCAGATCGCCGATATCTTTCGGGCCAAGGTGGTCGATGTGGCTCCCTTTTCGTACATGGTTGAGCTAACCGGCGCCGAGGATAAGTTGAACGCCTTTATTGAACTCCTCAGGCCGTACGGTATTCAGGAGTTCGCGAGAACCGGTATGACGGTTATGACCAGAGGCAGCAAGATGCTCAGCAAACAGACAGAAGAGACGGTGAAGGGGCCGGACACCAAGAAGGTCGTTGGGCTCGCCGAGTAG
- the ilvB gene encoding biosynthetic-type acetolactate synthase large subunit, whose product MKLTGSEILLRSLVEEGVDTIFGMPGGTIMHTYDVMTDSAVAPKIRHILCRHEQGATHAAEGYYKASGKVGTVMVTSGPGACNTVTGLTDALLDSMAIVVFTGQVPTTAMGCDAFQEADVVGTTRTCTKHNFLALKTEDIPRIVKEAYHIARSGRPGPVLVDLPRNVLMGRAEYRGHPQELNIRGYKPTTQGHAGQIKRAVELLKTANRPLIYGGGGIIHADAYEELRELVDMTQIPVALTLMGLGAFNTSNPRWLGMVGMHGTYWSNMAMIHCDLMIAIGSRFDDRVTGKLSEFGKQCKIIHIDIDPTSIRKTVHVDVPIVGDVKQVLVELNKEVCQVERNWAGHFEEWYAQIAEWKAKHPLRYGPMQDIIKPQYAIDMVFEVSEEMNPIISTGVGQHQMWAAQRYRGRKPRRWLSSGGLGTMGYGFPAAMGAQAAFPKDLVICIDGDGSFQMTNQDLITCVENNLPVKVVIINNGYLGMVRQWQDLFYNKRYSQVDLTIQPDFVKLADAYGVVGLRAKRPDEVRPVLEKAFATPGPVIVDVVTEREENCFPMIPPGGAIKEIIDYGDPIPEKLFQGLR is encoded by the coding sequence ATGAAATTAACGGGGTCGGAGATATTGCTGAGGAGCCTGGTCGAGGAGGGCGTTGACACTATCTTCGGCATGCCGGGCGGCACGATCATGCATACCTATGACGTGATGACCGATAGCGCCGTAGCCCCAAAGATCCGTCATATCCTCTGCCGCCATGAGCAGGGCGCAACGCACGCCGCGGAAGGTTACTATAAGGCCAGCGGCAAGGTGGGGACTGTCATGGTGACCTCTGGACCGGGGGCCTGCAATACCGTTACAGGCCTGACTGACGCCCTGCTGGATTCAATGGCCATCGTAGTCTTTACTGGTCAAGTGCCTACGACGGCCATGGGCTGCGACGCCTTTCAAGAGGCGGATGTTGTTGGGACCACGCGCACCTGCACCAAGCATAACTTTCTTGCCCTCAAGACCGAAGATATCCCCCGGATCGTGAAGGAAGCGTACCATATCGCTCGCTCCGGTCGACCTGGGCCGGTGCTGGTTGACCTTCCAAGAAACGTCCTTATGGGACGCGCGGAGTATCGCGGCCATCCGCAAGAGCTGAACATCCGCGGGTACAAGCCGACAACGCAAGGCCATGCGGGCCAGATTAAGCGGGCTGTTGAGTTACTGAAAACCGCTAACCGACCGCTCATCTATGGCGGGGGCGGGATCATTCACGCCGACGCGTACGAAGAGCTTCGTGAGCTCGTCGACATGACCCAGATCCCGGTTGCGCTCACGCTCATGGGTTTAGGCGCGTTCAATACATCCAATCCGCGATGGCTCGGCATGGTGGGGATGCACGGAACCTACTGGTCGAACATGGCGATGATTCACTGCGATCTGATGATCGCTATCGGGTCACGATTCGATGACCGCGTGACAGGGAAACTGTCCGAGTTCGGCAAACAATGCAAGATCATCCACATCGACATCGATCCTACCTCGATCAGGAAAACTGTGCATGTGGATGTCCCGATTGTGGGCGATGTCAAGCAAGTGCTCGTTGAGCTTAATAAAGAAGTATGTCAAGTCGAACGGAACTGGGCCGGCCACTTTGAGGAGTGGTATGCCCAGATCGCGGAATGGAAGGCAAAACACCCGCTGCGGTACGGCCCTATGCAGGACATAATCAAACCGCAGTATGCCATCGACATGGTCTTTGAGGTCAGTGAGGAGATGAACCCGATCATCTCAACTGGCGTCGGCCAGCACCAGATGTGGGCGGCACAGCGCTATCGAGGTCGAAAACCTCGTCGATGGCTGTCCTCCGGCGGTCTTGGGACGATGGGCTATGGATTCCCGGCGGCCATGGGCGCCCAGGCGGCTTTCCCCAAAGATCTTGTGATTTGCATCGATGGCGACGGGAGCTTTCAGATGACCAATCAGGATCTTATTACCTGCGTTGAGAATAACCTGCCAGTCAAGGTAGTGATTATCAACAACGGCTATCTCGGAATGGTACGGCAGTGGCAGGATCTCTTTTACAACAAGCGATATTCCCAGGTGGACCTGACGATCCAGCCGGACTTCGTGAAGCTCGCAGATGCATATGGGGTGGTCGGACTTCGCGCCAAGCGGCCGGACGAGGTGAGGCCGGTCCTGGAGAAGGCCTTTGCCACGCCAGGCCCGGTCATCGTTGATGTGGTCACAGAGCGTGAAGAAAATTGCTTTCCTATGATTCCACCAGGCGGGGCGATCAAGGAGATCATAGACTACGGTGATCCGATTCCTGAGAAGCTGTTTCAGGGTTTGAGATGA
- the murJ gene encoding murein biosynthesis integral membrane protein MurJ, whose amino-acid sequence MEQERPGKIVRAAGVVSGATLLSRILGFVRDLIIARTFGAGTATDAFFAAFRLPNMLRELLGEGALSAAFIPVFTEAFTKRGRESAWRLAWTILTLLALLLVLISIAGILLAPWLVRLIAPGFQSIPEKLHLAIYLTRLMFPYILFIGVAALFMGILNSQGHFATPALSPSILNIAMIGCALFLTPYVDPPIMALAIGVLIGGVGQLLVQIPVVWRRGMGAHRGFDLSDPAVGRITRLMTPGVAGLAVTQVNVFVGTLLASLMGEGGISILYYAFRLIQLPIGVFGVAIATAAFPAMARQAASRSLGEVGATVAYAIRLVLFVTLPAMVGLMVFRIPIVQLLFERGAFDRTVTLATAEVVLFYAFGLGAYVSNRILVPAFYSLQDTATPVKIGMVAVMVNIASSLLLMRPMGLVGLALATSLSSFVNLGLLLIVLRRRLGQLPGLSFRSLAPLGGAAVAMALIAVSLVHFRDPVTVEPVLRRAGLLTFELVASFTVFLAAAACMGSEELKGLLQWFIGWRRRV is encoded by the coding sequence ATGGAACAGGAACGTCCGGGGAAGATCGTACGAGCTGCCGGCGTGGTGAGCGGGGCCACCCTGTTAAGCCGTATCCTTGGTTTTGTCCGCGATCTGATCATTGCCAGGACGTTCGGCGCCGGAACCGCAACCGACGCCTTCTTTGCTGCCTTCCGCCTCCCAAACATGTTACGCGAGCTACTTGGGGAGGGGGCCCTCTCGGCGGCGTTCATCCCGGTCTTCACCGAAGCGTTCACCAAGCGTGGACGCGAGAGTGCCTGGCGGCTGGCATGGACCATCTTGACACTACTGGCACTGCTCCTCGTATTGATCTCCATCGCCGGCATTTTACTCGCGCCGTGGTTGGTCCGGCTCATCGCCCCCGGATTCCAATCCATCCCGGAAAAACTTCATCTTGCCATTTATCTCACCCGGTTGATGTTTCCGTATATCCTGTTCATCGGGGTAGCGGCGCTCTTCATGGGGATTCTCAATTCGCAGGGTCACTTCGCCACCCCGGCGCTGTCGCCCAGCATACTGAACATCGCCATGATCGGGTGCGCCCTTTTTCTGACACCCTATGTAGATCCGCCGATCATGGCACTCGCAATCGGCGTCCTGATCGGAGGTGTCGGCCAACTCCTGGTCCAAATTCCAGTGGTGTGGAGACGTGGGATGGGCGCCCACCGGGGTTTCGATCTCAGCGATCCTGCTGTTGGGCGTATCACACGTCTCATGACGCCAGGGGTCGCAGGGCTGGCCGTTACGCAGGTCAATGTTTTTGTCGGCACCTTGCTCGCTTCGCTGATGGGTGAGGGGGGGATCTCGATCCTTTACTACGCCTTTCGACTGATCCAGCTTCCGATCGGTGTTTTCGGTGTGGCAATTGCCACAGCGGCGTTCCCCGCCATGGCCAGGCAGGCGGCAAGCCGTTCCCTTGGGGAGGTTGGAGCCACTGTGGCCTACGCGATCCGTCTTGTTCTCTTCGTCACACTACCAGCTATGGTAGGCCTGATGGTGTTCAGGATCCCGATTGTCCAACTCCTCTTTGAGCGGGGCGCATTTGATCGGACTGTGACCCTGGCCACCGCTGAGGTCGTGTTGTTCTACGCCTTCGGCCTTGGGGCCTATGTGTCGAACCGCATCCTAGTTCCAGCTTTCTACTCGCTTCAGGATACGGCGACGCCGGTCAAGATCGGCATGGTGGCCGTCATGGTCAACATTGCATCTTCTCTTCTGCTGATGCGCCCAATGGGACTTGTAGGCCTGGCTTTGGCGACAAGCCTCTCATCCTTCGTGAACCTGGGTCTGTTACTGATTGTCCTACGGCGGCGACTGGGGCAGCTCCCCGGATTAAGCTTTCGCTCGCTCGCGCCGCTAGGCGGGGCCGCCGTAGCAATGGCTCTGATCGCCGTATCGCTTGTCCACTTCCGTGATCCGGTGACGGTTGAACCGGTGCTTCGTCGCGCTGGGTTGCTCACGTTCGAGCTTGTGGCAAGTTTTACCGTATTCCTCGCTGCGGCAGCCTGCATGGGTTCTGAGGAGCTGAAAGGCTTACTGCAGTGGTTCATTGGCTGGAGGCGACGGGTCTGA
- the rpsT gene encoding 30S ribosomal protein S20 produces the protein MPIIKSAQKHMRQSQKRRLRNRAAKSSLRTVIKKVRVGIEERDRDAAQKAYLLAVPLIDRAASKGFIHKNAAARYKSRLALQLQALPSAS, from the coding sequence ATGCCAATAATCAAGTCAGCGCAGAAGCACATGAGGCAAAGCCAGAAGCGACGATTGCGCAATCGCGCAGCGAAGAGTAGCTTAAGGACAGTCATCAAGAAGGTGCGAGTGGGGATAGAAGAGCGTGATCGGGATGCTGCGCAGAAGGCATACCTACTTGCCGTGCCGTTAATTGATAGGGCCGCCAGCAAAGGCTTCATCCACAAGAACGCTGCGGCTCGCTATAAGTCAAGACTCGCTCTCCAGCTCCAGGCCCTCCCGTCTGCGTCGTAG